A part of Crassostrea angulata isolate pt1a10 chromosome 5, ASM2561291v2, whole genome shotgun sequence genomic DNA contains:
- the LOC128184546 gene encoding uncharacterized protein LOC128184546, translating to MDMASSEERISLALASLKADLMDMRSQDVQLMKQLIAINTTISSMSSSRRPAFPVHRSASFSVINKAHPDTYQNRRCSDSACTTRKVLTRHNSEPVQTHSSSLNSSMEEIDSSYEDLAGSDYNDSDSESFTTSPPLAVSNRRSVRKTSLYFMRPLPEEHDGLDEKKYHGILMKNIKLWKYSQESLDSAYSTGD from the exons ATGGATATGGCTTCCTCAGAAGAAAGGATCAGTCTGGCTCTGGCTTCGTTGAAAGCTGACTTG ATGGATATGCGGAGTCAAGATGTCCAGTTGATGAAGCAGTTGATTGCTATTAACACAACCATCAGCTCCATGTCCAGTAGCAGACGACCAGCGTTTCCTGTCCACAGAAGCGCCAGCTTCAGCGTCATCAACAAAGCTCACCCAGACACGTACCAAAACAGACGATGCTCAGACAGTGCCTGCACCACCAGAAAAGTACTCACAAGACACAACAGCGAACCTGTGCAGACCCACAGCAGCTCCTTAAACTCTAGCATGGAAG AGATCGACAGTAGCTACGAAGATCTAGCTGGGTCTGACTATAATGATAGTGACAGTGAATCGTTCACCACCTCCCCACCATTGGCTGTCTCTAACCGCCGCTCTGTCAGGAAAACGTCTCTTTACTTCATGAGGCCTCTGCCAGAGGAACACGATGGCCTTGACGAGAAAAAATACCATGGGATTCTAATGAAGAACATCAAATTGTGGAAATACTCTCAGGAATCTTTAGACAGTGCGTACAGCACCGGAGATTGA
- the LOC128186129 gene encoding uncharacterized protein LOC128186129 — translation MEFISATDRVNAAFATLQTELREIRTQDISLMKQLLSINDSIQRLSKKKSDKSRARRMTRKISRKPTLAEIEDEDQTFSRKDEITLLTNIKLWKYSQSDESSSGSESEVLSE, via the exons ATGGAATTTATCTCCGCTACTGACAGAGTTAACGCTGCATTTGCCACACTGCAGACTGAGTTG AGGGAAATCAGAACACAAGATATCAGTCTGATGAAGCAGTTATTGAGCATCAATGACTCCATCCAGAGACTGTCCAAAAAGAAGAGCGACAAGTCTCGTGCAAGGAGGATGACACGTAAAATTTCCCGCAAACCCACCCTGGCGGAAATCGAGGACGAAGACCAGACGTTCAGCAGGAAGGACGAGATCACACTCCTGACCAACATCAAACTGTGGAAATACTCCCAGTCCGACGAATCAAGCTCGGGATCGGAATCCGAGGTCTTGTCCGAATAA
- the LOC128186128 gene encoding conodipine-P3-like, which yields MQFSVYLFLLVVFAGSVYGGDFCMDHAPSGAVDGCSVPLLHFDYEAQFTPSCNKHDVCYDCGHRFGYDRSTCDKMFLNHMLATCTGRKRLVNCQHSAEIFWSAVRVGAYFHYHETAPAYCSEPWISQCLA from the exons ATGCAG TTCTCTGTTTACCTGTTTTTACTCGTGGTATTTGCCGGAAGTGTGTATGGTGGTGACTTCTGCATGGACCACGCCCCCTCGGGTGCCGTTGATGGATGCAGTGTTCCCCTTCTTCACTTTGACTACGAGGCCCAGTTCACGCCTTCCTGTAATAAACACGATGTCTGTTACGATTGT GGTCATCGTTTCGGTTACGACAGATCAACTTGTGACAAGATGTTTCTGAATCACATGTTAGCCACTTGCACCGGTAGGAAACGACTGGTCAACTGCCAGCATTCAGCAGAGATCTTCTGGTCCGCTGTACGGGTCGGGGCCTACTTCCACTACCACGAGACAGCACCAGCCTACTGTTCAGAACCCTGGATCAGCCAATGTCTGGcatga